A single window of Streptomyces aquilus DNA harbors:
- the hppD gene encoding 4-hydroxyphenylpyruvate dioxygenase yields MSIEQTLTSQERLAELDLQQLKQLVGLVEYDAAGDPFPVTGWDAVVWSVGNATQASLYFQTVFGMELVAYSGPETGNRDHHAFVLRSGAIRFVLKGGVDPDSPLLDHHRRHGDGVIDIALEVPDVDRCIKHARAEGATVLEEPHDVTDEHGTVRIAAIATYGETRHTLVDRSRYTGPYLPGYVARTSGYVKPEGEPKRVFQALDHVVGNVELGNMDEWVDFYNRVMGFTNMAEFIGDDIATEYSALMSKVVASGNHRVKFPLNEPAVGKKRSQIDEYLDFYRSPGAQHLALATNDIIRTVDVLRSKGIEFLATPESYYTDPELRARIGNVRVPIEELASRGILVDRDEDGYLLQIFTKPIGDRPTVFFEFIERHGSLGFGKGNFQALFEAIEREQAKRGNF; encoded by the coding sequence ATGAGCATCGAGCAGACCCTCACGAGCCAGGAGCGCCTCGCGGAACTCGATCTGCAGCAGCTCAAGCAGCTCGTCGGGCTCGTCGAGTACGACGCTGCGGGTGACCCGTTCCCGGTGACCGGGTGGGACGCGGTGGTCTGGTCCGTCGGCAACGCGACGCAGGCCTCGCTCTACTTCCAGACGGTCTTCGGCATGGAGCTGGTCGCCTACTCCGGCCCCGAGACCGGCAACCGTGACCACCACGCGTTCGTGCTCCGCTCCGGAGCGATCCGGTTCGTGCTCAAGGGCGGCGTCGACCCGGACAGCCCGCTGCTCGACCACCACCGCCGCCACGGAGACGGCGTCATCGACATCGCCCTCGAAGTGCCGGACGTCGACCGGTGCATCAAGCACGCCCGCGCGGAGGGCGCGACCGTCCTGGAGGAGCCGCACGACGTCACCGACGAGCACGGCACGGTCCGGATCGCCGCCATCGCCACCTACGGCGAGACCCGTCACACCCTGGTGGACCGCTCCCGCTACACCGGCCCCTACCTGCCCGGCTACGTCGCCCGGACCTCCGGCTACGTCAAGCCCGAGGGCGAGCCCAAGCGGGTCTTCCAGGCCCTCGACCACGTCGTGGGCAACGTCGAGCTCGGCAACATGGACGAGTGGGTCGACTTCTACAACCGTGTCATGGGCTTCACCAACATGGCCGAGTTCATCGGCGACGACATCGCCACCGAGTACTCGGCGCTGATGAGCAAGGTCGTCGCCAGCGGCAACCACCGCGTGAAGTTCCCGCTCAACGAGCCGGCGGTCGGCAAGAAGCGTTCGCAGATCGACGAGTACCTCGACTTCTACCGCAGCCCCGGCGCCCAGCACCTCGCCCTCGCCACCAACGACATCATCAGGACCGTCGACGTCCTGCGGTCCAAGGGCATCGAGTTCCTCGCCACCCCGGAGAGCTACTACACCGACCCCGAGCTGCGCGCCCGCATCGGCAACGTCCGCGTCCCGATCGAGGAACTCGCCTCGCGCGGCATCCTCGTCGACCGCGACGAGGACGGCTACCTGCTACAGATCTTCACCAAGCCGATCGGTGACCGGCCCACCGTCTTCTTCGAGTTCATCGAGCGCCACGGCTCGCTGGGCTTCGGCAAGGGCAACTTCCAGGCGCTGTTCGAGGCGATCGAGCGGGAGCAGGCGAAGCGCGGCAACTTCTAG
- a CDS encoding alpha/beta fold hydrolase gives MTTQYAAEVVHRSVHAPGGRIHLVEQGTGPLVLLVHGFPESWYSWRHQLPALAAAGYRAVAVDVRGYGRSAKPAAVDAYRMLDLVEDNAAVVHALGEKSAVVVGHDWGAAVAANSALLRPDVFRAVGLLSVPYAPRGGPRPSDLFARMGGAEEPGGEGEFGGEGESGGGEEFYVSYFQEPGRAEAEIEPDVRGWLAGFYAALSADTMPPPGAPDPHFVSKGGTLRDRFPRGPLPGWLGERELDFYAGEFERTGLTGALNRYRNMDRDWEDLAAFDGAPITQPSLFIGGSLDASTTWLAGAIDAYPVTLPGLISSHVLDGCGHWIQQERPAEVNRILTDWLAALPG, from the coding sequence ATGACGACGCAGTACGCCGCCGAAGTCGTCCACCGATCGGTGCACGCGCCGGGAGGCCGCATCCACCTGGTGGAGCAGGGAACCGGGCCGCTGGTGCTGCTCGTTCATGGCTTCCCGGAATCCTGGTACTCCTGGCGCCATCAGCTGCCCGCGCTCGCGGCGGCGGGGTACCGGGCGGTCGCCGTCGACGTCCGCGGTTACGGGCGCTCGGCCAAGCCCGCCGCCGTGGACGCGTACCGGATGCTCGACCTGGTGGAGGACAACGCCGCGGTGGTGCACGCCCTGGGCGAGAAGTCGGCGGTGGTCGTCGGGCATGACTGGGGCGCGGCCGTCGCCGCGAACTCCGCCCTGCTCAGGCCGGACGTCTTCCGGGCGGTGGGGCTGCTCAGCGTCCCGTACGCCCCGCGCGGCGGGCCCCGCCCCAGCGACCTCTTCGCCCGGATGGGCGGAGCGGAAGAGCCCGGCGGGGAAGGGGAGTTCGGCGGAGAAGGGGAGTCCGGCGGGGGAGAGGAGTTCTACGTCTCCTACTTCCAGGAGCCAGGTCGCGCCGAGGCCGAGATCGAACCCGATGTACGGGGCTGGCTCGCGGGCTTCTACGCGGCACTGTCCGCCGACACCATGCCCCCACCCGGCGCTCCCGATCCGCACTTCGTCAGCAAGGGCGGGACACTGCGCGACCGGTTCCCGCGCGGCCCGCTGCCCGGGTGGCTGGGGGAGCGGGAACTCGACTTCTACGCCGGGGAGTTCGAGCGCACGGGCCTGACCGGCGCGCTCAACCGTTACCGGAACATGGACCGCGACTGGGAGGATCTCGCCGCCTTCGACGGTGCCCCGATCACCCAGCCGTCCCTGTTCATCGGCGGCAGCCTGGACGCGTCCACGACCTGGCTGGCCGGCGCGATCGACGCCTACCCCGTCACGCTTCCCGGGCTGATCTCGTCCCACGTCCTCGACGGCTGCGGTCACTGGATCCAGCAGGAACGCCCCGCCGAGGTCAATCGGATCCTCACCGACTGGCTGGCGGCTCTGCCTGGTTGA
- a CDS encoding LacI family DNA-binding transcriptional regulator gives MDRPPGMMDVAREAGVSHITVSRVINGHPSVRPETRTRVEAAIEKLGYRRNSVARALKSRRSSTIGVVIVGSDLFELPRILLGVETAAKEAGYWVSLASRQGESTTGDLVETLQRLTDQSVEAIAVVADRPVAVEALTRLAIGVPVAVVMSGNVPSPDLSFVEVDQELGARLAVRHLLDLGHGDIAHLTGALRTFDARARVEGWQSELAAAGAEGALLEGDFSAESGFRLAHELCTAGAALPTAVFAGNDQMAMGALAAFAERGVRVPQDVSVVGFDDMKGAGYLVPALTTVRQDFAHLGRNAIEVLVRMLGGEPAERHRIAPDLVVRHSTAAPRTARP, from the coding sequence ATGGACCGGCCGCCAGGCATGATGGACGTGGCCCGGGAGGCCGGCGTCTCGCACATCACCGTCTCCCGTGTCATCAACGGCCATCCGTCGGTCCGCCCGGAGACCCGGACCCGGGTCGAGGCGGCGATCGAGAAGCTGGGATACCGCCGCAACAGTGTCGCCAGGGCCCTCAAGAGCCGCCGTTCCTCGACGATCGGTGTCGTGATCGTGGGCTCCGACCTGTTCGAACTGCCGCGCATCCTCCTCGGCGTGGAGACGGCCGCCAAGGAGGCCGGCTACTGGGTGAGCCTGGCCAGCCGGCAGGGCGAGAGCACCACCGGTGACCTCGTGGAGACGCTTCAGCGGCTCACCGACCAGTCGGTCGAGGCGATCGCGGTCGTCGCCGACCGTCCGGTCGCCGTCGAGGCCCTCACCCGCCTCGCCATCGGCGTGCCGGTCGCGGTGGTGATGTCCGGCAACGTCCCCAGCCCCGATCTGAGCTTCGTCGAGGTCGACCAGGAACTCGGCGCCCGTCTCGCCGTCCGTCACCTCCTCGACCTCGGACACGGCGACATCGCCCACCTCACGGGCGCGCTGCGCACCTTCGACGCCCGGGCCCGCGTCGAGGGCTGGCAGTCGGAACTCGCCGCCGCGGGAGCCGAAGGGGCGCTGCTGGAGGGCGACTTCAGCGCGGAGAGCGGGTTCCGTCTCGCCCACGAACTCTGTACCGCCGGCGCCGCCCTGCCCACCGCGGTCTTCGCCGGGAACGACCAGATGGCGATGGGGGCCCTGGCCGCGTTCGCCGAGCGGGGCGTGCGGGTGCCGCAGGACGTGTCGGTCGTCGGCTTCGACGACATGAAGGGCGCCGGATACCTGGTCCCGGCCCTGACCACGGTCCGGCAGGACTTCGCCCACCTCGGCCGCAACGCCATCGAAGTGCTGGTGCGGATGCTGGGCGGGGAGCCCGCGGAACGCCACAGGATCGCCCCGGACCTCGTCGTACGGCACAGCACCGCGGCTCCCCGCACGGCCCGCCCCTGA
- a CDS encoding GH1 family beta-glucosidase — MTTAQQPPLSFPAHFLLGSATAAYQIEGAADEDGRGPSIWDTFSHTPGKTWNGDTGDIAADHYHRLEADLDLMASLGLRAYRFSIAWPRIQPTGRGPANPKGLDFYSRLVEGLLARDIAPVATLYHWDLPQALEDEGGWTNRATAHAFADYARIVGEALGDRVAIWTTLNEPWCSAYLGYGSGAHAPGRTDGAAALTAVHHLNLAHGLAVEQLRAVTTNDPQYSITLNFHVLRGKGEGAEEAVRRIDALANRAFTEPLLRGRYPQDLIEDTAGITDWAFVEDGDLARIHQPLDLLGVNYYATTTVGLWDGGAPRQNNDGHKDVGGSPWPGSPQVEFHATDGPHTAMGWNIDPDGLEELLLDLHAQFPGQPLVITENGAAFEDQVTVGPDGSHAVHDPERVDYIHRHLAAAQRALAAGVDLRGYFVWSLMDNFEWGYGYSKRFGIVHVDYETQRRTLKDSALWYRDVVREHSGAVDASLTL; from the coding sequence ATGACGACAGCTCAGCAGCCGCCTCTGTCCTTCCCCGCGCACTTCCTCCTCGGCTCCGCGACCGCCGCCTACCAGATCGAGGGCGCCGCCGACGAGGACGGGCGCGGTCCCTCGATCTGGGACACCTTCTCCCACACCCCGGGCAAGACCTGGAACGGCGACACCGGTGACATCGCCGCCGACCACTACCACCGCCTCGAAGCCGACCTCGACCTCATGGCGTCGCTGGGCCTGCGCGCCTACCGCTTCTCCATCGCCTGGCCGCGCATACAGCCCACGGGCCGCGGCCCGGCCAACCCCAAGGGCCTGGACTTCTACAGCCGGCTGGTCGAGGGTCTGCTCGCCCGGGACATCGCCCCGGTCGCGACGCTCTACCACTGGGACCTGCCGCAGGCGCTGGAGGACGAGGGCGGCTGGACGAACCGCGCCACCGCCCACGCCTTCGCCGACTACGCCCGCATCGTCGGCGAAGCCCTCGGCGACCGCGTCGCGATCTGGACGACCCTCAACGAACCCTGGTGCTCCGCCTACCTCGGCTACGGCTCCGGCGCGCACGCCCCCGGCCGCACCGACGGCGCCGCGGCACTGACCGCGGTGCACCACCTCAACCTCGCCCACGGCCTCGCGGTCGAGCAGCTGAGGGCGGTCACCACCAACGACCCGCAGTACTCCATCACCCTCAACTTCCATGTGCTGCGCGGCAAGGGAGAGGGCGCGGAGGAGGCCGTACGACGGATCGACGCCCTCGCCAACCGGGCCTTCACCGAGCCCCTGCTGCGCGGCCGCTACCCGCAGGACCTCATCGAGGACACCGCGGGCATCACCGACTGGGCGTTCGTCGAGGACGGCGATCTGGCCCGGATCCACCAGCCCCTGGACCTGCTCGGCGTCAACTACTACGCCACCACCACGGTCGGCCTCTGGGACGGCGGAGCGCCTCGCCAGAACAACGACGGCCACAAGGACGTGGGCGGCTCGCCCTGGCCCGGCTCACCCCAGGTCGAGTTCCACGCGACGGACGGCCCGCACACCGCCATGGGCTGGAACATCGACCCCGATGGCCTGGAGGAACTCCTCCTGGACCTGCACGCCCAGTTCCCCGGGCAGCCGCTGGTCATCACCGAGAACGGAGCGGCCTTCGAGGACCAGGTCACCGTCGGCCCCGACGGCAGTCACGCCGTGCACGACCCCGAGCGCGTGGACTACATCCACCGCCACCTCGCCGCCGCCCAGCGGGCCCTTGCCGCCGGCGTGGACCTGCGGGGGTACTTCGTGTGGTCGCTGATGGACAACTTCGAGTGGGGCTACGGCTACTCCAAGCGCTTCGGCATCGTCCACGTCGACTACGAGACCCAGCGCCGCACGCTCAAGGACAGCGCGCTGTGGTACCGGGACGTGGTGCGGGAGCACAGCGGAGCAGTGGACGCCTCGCTCACGCTCTGA
- a CDS encoding carboxymuconolactone decarboxylase family protein, producing MSEHSNGSAPRRIFIDKQSPQAFQALVKTSEAVSATAAEAGLDRTTVELINLRVSQVNGCAYCLDLHTRKALRAGESPQRLGVLAAWRDADVFTPVERAALELAEATTRANDSAAQEAAYGLARHVLTEDQISAVIWVAVTIGAFNRVSIMSKHPVTAPRRAAATVN from the coding sequence GTGAGTGAGCACAGCAACGGATCCGCACCGCGCAGGATCTTCATCGACAAGCAGAGCCCGCAGGCCTTCCAGGCTCTGGTGAAGACCTCGGAGGCGGTGAGCGCGACGGCCGCCGAGGCGGGACTCGACCGGACGACCGTCGAGCTGATCAACCTGCGCGTGTCCCAGGTGAACGGCTGCGCCTACTGCCTCGACCTGCACACCCGGAAGGCCCTGCGCGCGGGTGAGTCGCCGCAGCGGCTGGGCGTGCTGGCGGCCTGGCGGGACGCCGACGTGTTCACCCCCGTGGAGCGTGCGGCACTGGAGCTCGCGGAGGCGACGACCCGCGCGAACGACTCCGCCGCCCAGGAGGCCGCCTACGGTCTCGCCCGTCACGTCCTCACCGAGGACCAGATCTCCGCCGTGATCTGGGTGGCCGTCACCATCGGCGCGTTCAACCGCGTCTCCATCATGAGCAAGCACCCGGTGACGGCACCGCGCCGGGCCGCCGCCACCGTGAACTGA
- a CDS encoding dipeptidase, whose protein sequence is MTGTPMIINALGQLDNPNAPQSLAAAGDLNASGEQLTVDARTLAEAHASGLTAVNITLGYVMGDLPPYEHTLHEIDVWDGVVARHPEDLLKVTSVADIHTAHRDGRIGVIYGFQNAEAVGDDAGRVAVFAERGVRVVQLTYNQANQLGGGSMAPADTPLTAFGREVVDALNDRHLMVDLSHSGERTCLDAAKHSSVPVSINHTGCRALTDLPRNKTDEELRLVASRGGFVGIYFMPFLNPGGHASAADVVEHLVHAVNVCGEDHVGIGTDGPVTAIDDLDAYRARLAEHVARRQEAGVSAAGERADTFPFVVDLRGVEQFRELIRLLERRGWSTARVEKVMGRNFVAYAERVWRDSDAGRGTPDAQTGLPWEARSE, encoded by the coding sequence TTGACCGGCACGCCGATGATCATCAACGCGCTCGGCCAGCTCGACAATCCCAACGCCCCGCAGTCGCTGGCCGCCGCGGGCGACCTCAACGCGAGCGGCGAGCAACTCACCGTCGACGCCCGCACGTTGGCCGAGGCGCATGCCTCCGGCCTGACCGCCGTCAACATCACCCTCGGCTATGTGATGGGCGACCTGCCGCCGTACGAGCACACCCTGCACGAGATCGACGTGTGGGACGGCGTCGTCGCCCGGCATCCCGAGGACCTGCTGAAGGTCACCAGCGTCGCCGACATCCACACCGCGCACCGCGACGGGCGGATCGGTGTCATCTACGGCTTCCAGAACGCGGAGGCCGTCGGGGACGACGCCGGCCGGGTCGCCGTCTTCGCCGAACGCGGCGTCCGTGTGGTGCAGTTGACGTACAACCAGGCCAACCAGCTCGGCGGCGGGTCGATGGCGCCCGCCGACACCCCGCTGACCGCCTTCGGGCGCGAGGTGGTCGACGCGCTCAACGACCGGCATCTGATGGTCGACCTCTCGCACAGCGGCGAGCGGACGTGTCTCGACGCCGCCAAGCACTCCTCCGTGCCGGTGTCGATCAACCACACGGGGTGCCGGGCGCTGACCGATCTGCCGCGCAACAAGACCGACGAGGAACTGCGCCTGGTGGCCTCCCGGGGCGGTTTCGTCGGCATCTACTTCATGCCGTTCCTCAACCCCGGCGGCCACGCGAGCGCGGCGGACGTGGTCGAGCACCTCGTGCACGCCGTGAACGTGTGCGGAGAGGACCACGTCGGCATCGGCACCGACGGACCGGTCACCGCCATCGACGACCTCGACGCCTACCGGGCGCGGCTCGCCGAGCATGTGGCGCGCCGCCAGGAGGCCGGGGTGTCGGCGGCCGGGGAGCGCGCGGACACCTTCCCCTTCGTGGTCGACCTGCGCGGCGTCGAGCAGTTCCGTGAGCTGATCCGGCTGCTGGAGCGGCGCGGCTGGTCCACGGCACGGGTCGAGAAGGTCATGGGACGCAACTTCGTCGCGTACGCGGAACGGGTGTGGCGGGACTCCGACGCCGGCCGCGGCACGCCCGACGCACAGACCGGCCTGCCCTGGGAGGCGCGCAGTGAGTGA